In Megalobrama amblycephala isolate DHTTF-2021 linkage group LG10, ASM1881202v1, whole genome shotgun sequence, one DNA window encodes the following:
- the si:ch211-223p8.8 gene encoding dual specificity protein phosphatase 13A family protein: MQKCHTWKCHSCSLLIKLWVSPNALLLFLKMENVDQTAGDNLSETPSIEELEDILHGGQLSCNHVDEVWPNLFLGDMYMSHDRYGLWRLGITHVLNAAHGKMCCKGSDDFYGTTVKYYGVPANDLPTFDISPFFYPSAHYIHDALSTTGAKVFVHCAVGVSRSAALVLAYLMIYCNYSLVDAILKVKERRWIFPNRGFLKQLITLGNELNYKA; the protein is encoded by the exons ATGCAGAAGTGTCACACCTGGAAATGTCACTCATGTAGCCTACTCATAAAGTTGTGGGTTTCCCCCAATGCTCTTCTGCTATTCCTGAAAATGGAGAATGTAGATCAAACAGCGGGGGACAATTTGTCTGAAACGCCCTCTATTGAAGAGTTGGAGGATATATTACATGGGGGTCAGCTTTCCTGTAACCATGTCGATGAAGTGTGGCCTAATTTGTTTCTAGGGGACAT GTACATGTCTCATGACAGATATGGCCTATGGAGACTGGGTATAACTCATGTTTTAAATGCTGCACATGGTAAAATGTGTTGCAAAGGAAGTGATGATTTTTATGGGACAACCGTGAAGTACTATGGTGTTCCGGCCAATGATCTGCCTACATTCGATATTTCACCTTTTTTCTACCCTTCAGCACACTACATTCATGATGCTCTCAGCACAACAGGTg CTAAAGTGTTTGTGCATTGTGCTGTGGGAGTGAGCCGATCAGCTGCTCTGGTCTTAGCTTACCTAATGATATATTGCAATTACTCTCTGGTGGATGCCATCTTGAAAGTGAAAGAAAGAAGATGGATCTTTCCAAACCGAGGATTTCTGAAGCAGTTGATAACGCTCGGCAATGAATTAAACTACAAGGCATAG